From Acinetobacter sp. ASP199, the proteins below share one genomic window:
- a CDS encoding FKBP-type peptidyl-prolyl cis-trans isomerase, producing MSKALPIAVAVLLGGAALVPVYYATQNPVNQTSKASKDASAVSKISYALGYEVAHQTPPELDINSFITGVRDGHARNEAAYNEEELQAAYEQFQKDMQQKQLDDAKKAQASSDSFLTENGKKPGVKTTASGLQYLVTKEGTGKSPAANSMVKVHYTGKLVDGTVFDSSVERGEPIEFPLNQVIPGWTEGLQLMKEGGKATLYIPSQLGYGQQGVPGTIPPNSTLIFDVELIEVK from the coding sequence ATGAGTAAGGCCTTACCGATTGCTGTCGCTGTTCTTCTAGGCGGTGCTGCGCTCGTTCCTGTTTACTATGCAACTCAAAATCCGGTAAATCAAACTTCTAAGGCATCTAAAGATGCATCTGCAGTTTCTAAAATCAGCTATGCTCTCGGTTATGAAGTCGCACATCAAACTCCACCAGAGCTAGATATCAACAGCTTCATTACCGGTGTTCGTGATGGCCATGCCCGTAATGAGGCAGCCTATAATGAAGAAGAACTACAGGCAGCTTATGAGCAGTTCCAGAAGGATATGCAGCAAAAGCAGCTTGATGATGCTAAAAAGGCCCAAGCTTCAAGTGATTCTTTCCTGACTGAAAATGGGAAAAAGCCTGGCGTCAAGACCACTGCTTCAGGTCTGCAATACCTGGTAACCAAAGAAGGTACAGGAAAATCACCTGCTGCAAACTCTATGGTCAAAGTTCATTATACCGGCAAGCTGGTTGACGGTACGGTATTTGACAGTTCAGTAGAACGTGGTGAACCAATCGAATTCCCACTGAATCAGGTCATTCCAGGCTGGACTGAAGGTTTACAGCTGATGAAAGAAGGCGGCAAAGCAACCTTATATATCCCATCTCAGTTAGGTTATGGTCAGCAAGGTGTTCCAGGTACAATCCCACCGAACAGTACCTTAATTTTTGATGTTGAACTCATCGAAGTAAAATAA
- a CDS encoding FKBP-type peptidyl-prolyl cis-trans isomerase, with the protein MKIQISLAALLLCSGSLYAKDITTKSTEAEQVGYSFGYLMGRNNADSLKGINLDAFSAGLKAAAAGQKASLTEEEMAKVLMQYKRQADARELIELKKTAEENAKIGREFLAENAKKPEIKTTKSGLQYQILQDGKGKSPNANSNVKVHYEGRLIDGTVFDSSIARNQPVVFKTSQVIMGWTEGLQLMKPGAKYRFFIPAELAYGQIGSGDVIEPNSTLIFDIELIEVMK; encoded by the coding sequence ATGAAAATACAAATTAGTCTTGCTGCCCTGCTGTTATGTTCCGGTAGCTTATATGCCAAGGATATCACCACCAAAAGTACAGAAGCAGAACAGGTGGGTTACAGCTTTGGCTATCTTATGGGTCGCAATAATGCCGATTCATTGAAAGGCATCAATCTGGATGCATTTAGTGCTGGGTTGAAGGCCGCAGCGGCAGGACAAAAAGCCAGCTTGACTGAAGAAGAAATGGCAAAGGTACTGATGCAATACAAGCGTCAGGCGGATGCTCGCGAATTAATTGAGCTCAAGAAAACAGCTGAAGAAAATGCCAAAATTGGCCGTGAATTCCTGGCTGAAAATGCCAAAAAACCAGAGATTAAAACGACTAAATCAGGACTTCAATACCAGATCCTGCAAGATGGCAAAGGAAAATCTCCAAATGCGAACAGTAATGTCAAAGTACATTATGAAGGCCGCCTGATTGACGGTACTGTGTTTGACAGTTCCATTGCACGTAATCAGCCGGTTGTATTCAAGACCAGTCAGGTGATTATGGGCTGGACCGAAGGTCTGCAACTGATGAAACCTGGCGCCAAATACCGTTTCTTTATCCCCGCAGAACTTGCTTATGGACAAATTGGTTCCGGTGATGTGATTGAACCAAATAGCACTTTGATCTTCGATATTGAACTGATTGAAGTCATGAAATAA
- a CDS encoding dienelactone hydrolase family protein has product MAAIKTREIQYTAQDGSQLIGYFAAPESDTPVPGVIVAPEWWGRNDYTEQRARELAEHGYAALAIDMYGDKKVTTASDQAYEWMMQTFEDPDTIVNRATAALTTLATQDEVDADKLAAIGFCYGGKVALDLARSNAPLQAVATFHANLSPKAPAQEGQVQAEILVLHGEQDSMVSLDDVESFRKEMQAAHVQHEVIIFKDAKHGFSNPLANERAKANGVDLGYNAEAEQQSLEAMYALLARRLA; this is encoded by the coding sequence ATGGCAGCAATAAAGACACGCGAGATTCAATATACGGCGCAGGATGGCAGCCAGCTCATTGGTTATTTTGCGGCACCCGAATCCGATACGCCTGTTCCAGGTGTGATTGTGGCACCTGAATGGTGGGGCCGTAATGACTATACCGAACAGCGTGCCCGTGAACTGGCTGAACACGGCTATGCTGCCCTGGCGATTGATATGTATGGCGATAAAAAAGTCACCACGGCATCGGATCAAGCCTATGAATGGATGATGCAGACTTTTGAAGATCCTGATACGATTGTGAACCGTGCTACTGCTGCCCTGACTACCCTCGCCACACAAGATGAAGTTGATGCAGATAAACTGGCAGCAATCGGTTTCTGTTATGGCGGTAAAGTCGCACTTGATCTGGCACGTTCTAATGCCCCATTACAGGCCGTAGCAACTTTCCATGCCAATCTTTCACCCAAAGCCCCCGCTCAGGAAGGCCAAGTTCAGGCTGAGATTCTCGTCCTGCACGGTGAACAGGACAGCATGGTTTCACTGGATGATGTTGAAAGTTTCCGTAAGGAAATGCAGGCAGCCCATGTGCAGCACGAGGTGATCATTTTCAAAGATGCCAAACATGGCTTTAGCAACCCGCTTGCCAATGAACGGGCCAAAGCCAATGGTGTAGACCTTGGTTACAATGCTGAAGCAGAACAACAAAGCCTTGAGGCAATGTATGCCCTGTTGGCACGTCGCCTGGCATAA
- a CDS encoding HIT domain-containing protein, with amino-acid sequence MFALCHSEGERNSARNDCLRRNKENEMAENNCPYCNYDEYDVITKNDFGVVLPEPNSLSQGHSVIVPLRHVASFFEITDKERKSLMSLLEQARNELNLRYQPSGFHVGFNDGEVFKEKSEHLHIHLIPRYEGKVLKLDARWGIED; translated from the coding sequence ATATTTGCGCTATGCCACTCTGAGGGGGAGCGGAATAGTGCAAGAAATGATTGTTTAAGAAGAAATAAGGAGAATGAAATGGCTGAGAACAACTGTCCATACTGCAACTATGACGAATATGATGTCATTACCAAAAATGACTTTGGTGTGGTGTTGCCTGAACCGAATTCATTGTCCCAAGGACATAGTGTGATCGTGCCACTGCGTCATGTGGCTTCCTTTTTTGAAATTACCGATAAAGAACGTAAAAGCCTGATGTCTTTGCTGGAACAGGCACGTAATGAACTGAATTTACGTTATCAGCCATCTGGCTTCCATGTAGGTTTTAATGATGGTGAGGTATTCAAAGAAAAGTCTGAACACCTGCATATTCACCTCATTCCACGTTATGAAGGCAAAGTACTGAAACTGGATGCCCGTTGGGGAATTGAAGACTAA
- the mutY gene encoding A/G-specific adenine glycosylase: protein MFVFSDALLEWFDVHGRHDLPWQVADDPYKVWVSEIMLQQTQVKTVLQYFDRFIARFPTVQDLGTTTWDEVAPYWAGLGYYARARNLHKAAGIVASQGHFPETLEEWIALPGIGRSTAGALMSLGLREYGVIMDGNVKRVLSRFFAIEDDLSKPIHERAMWQLAEELCPNERNHDYTQAIMDLGATVCTPKKPLCLYCPMQQHCQAHQQGLENELPFKKAKKPVPVKSAQVLILQCGDQWLWQQRPNTGLWGGLWCLPIIEEVHELDVLKQSLGLKHFIQKVEISHSFTHFTWQLEGLVFAIDADLQEHLAIELNGIWLEPTAAVQAGIPTAMKKLISATQL, encoded by the coding sequence ATGTTTGTATTTTCAGATGCACTTTTAGAATGGTTTGATGTTCATGGCCGGCATGACTTGCCGTGGCAAGTGGCGGATGACCCATACAAAGTCTGGGTATCTGAAATCATGCTGCAACAGACCCAGGTCAAAACGGTATTACAGTACTTTGACCGTTTTATTGCACGTTTCCCTACGGTTCAGGACTTGGGAACCACGACTTGGGATGAGGTTGCACCTTACTGGGCTGGACTCGGCTATTATGCCCGGGCACGTAATCTGCATAAAGCAGCGGGAATTGTCGCTTCACAAGGTCATTTTCCTGAAACCCTGGAAGAATGGATTGCACTGCCAGGTATTGGCCGCTCGACGGCTGGTGCATTGATGTCTTTAGGGCTACGTGAATACGGCGTGATTATGGATGGTAATGTCAAACGGGTTTTGTCACGTTTCTTTGCCATTGAAGATGATCTGTCCAAACCCATTCATGAACGTGCCATGTGGCAGCTGGCTGAAGAGTTGTGTCCTAACGAGCGCAATCATGACTATACCCAGGCGATTATGGATCTGGGAGCCACAGTTTGTACGCCCAAGAAACCGCTGTGCCTATATTGCCCGATGCAACAGCATTGCCAGGCACATCAACAAGGCTTAGAAAATGAATTGCCTTTTAAGAAAGCCAAAAAACCAGTACCAGTGAAATCTGCCCAGGTGCTGATCTTACAATGTGGTGATCAATGGCTGTGGCAGCAACGTCCCAATACTGGACTTTGGGGTGGTCTGTGGTGTCTGCCAATTATTGAAGAAGTACATGAACTGGATGTATTAAAACAGAGCCTAGGCTTAAAACATTTCATACAAAAAGTCGAAATTTCGCATAGTTTTACCCATTTTACCTGGCAGCTGGAAGGCCTGGTATTTGCCATTGATGCTGATCTGCAAGAACATTTAGCCATTGAACTGAATGGCATCTGGCTGGAGCCAACCGCGGCAGTTCAGGCAGGCATCCCCACAGCAATGAAAAAATTGATCTCTGCAACTCAACTGTGA
- a CDS encoding M23 family metallopeptidase: protein MLLLAACSSTPKQPGSAILNPILVQQLRNTSMPSRLPIPVDNIKTRQLKDTWGASRSSGRLHEGIDIMAPRGTKVLSATEGLIADLRNNNLGGKVIWILGPGGTWHYYAHLDGHKRGLSVGDYVKKGQVIGYVGNSGNARHTAPHLHYGLYLQGKGRGAVNPYPYLR from the coding sequence ATGCTGCTATTGGCAGCGTGTAGCTCTACTCCCAAACAGCCGGGTTCTGCAATACTAAATCCGATTCTGGTACAGCAACTGAGGAATACATCAATGCCGTCCCGGCTGCCGATTCCGGTAGATAACATCAAGACACGCCAGCTCAAAGATACCTGGGGCGCTTCCCGTAGCAGTGGCCGCCTGCACGAAGGTATCGACATTATGGCTCCACGTGGAACCAAAGTCCTGAGTGCAACTGAAGGCCTGATTGCAGACTTACGCAATAACAATTTGGGTGGTAAAGTGATCTGGATACTCGGCCCGGGTGGAACCTGGCATTATTATGCGCATCTCGACGGGCATAAGCGCGGCTTGAGTGTCGGGGACTATGTCAAAAAAGGTCAGGTAATTGGCTATGTTGGCAATAGCGGCAATGCACGGCATACTGCGCCTCACCTGCATTATGGGCTTTATCTGCAGGGTAAAGGCCGTGGTGCAGTAAATCCCTATCCATATTTACGTTAA
- a CDS encoding DNA-3-methyladenine glycosylase I — translation MTIQRCGWCSDNSLYIAYHDQEWGQVVLDEPCLFEMLCLEGQQAGLAWITVLKKREAYREHFFQYSIATIAAFTDEQLTAKLQDASLIRHIGKLTAIRDNARAWQQLKSQGHDVVEWLWSFAQQPRLNNDVADYRQAPAQTIESQQMSKALKKAGFRFVGPTICYAFMQAVGMVDDHENHCHFKTRSSHSNKS, via the coding sequence ATGACCATTCAACGCTGTGGCTGGTGCTCCGATAATTCTCTTTATATTGCATATCATGACCAGGAATGGGGTCAGGTTGTTCTGGATGAACCGTGTCTGTTTGAAATGCTGTGTCTGGAAGGACAGCAAGCAGGATTGGCCTGGATCACGGTCCTGAAAAAGCGTGAAGCTTACCGTGAACATTTCTTTCAATATTCTATTGCAACCATTGCTGCTTTTACAGATGAGCAACTCACAGCAAAACTGCAAGATGCGAGTCTGATCCGGCATATCGGTAAACTGACAGCCATTCGGGATAATGCCCGCGCCTGGCAACAGCTGAAATCTCAAGGTCATGATGTGGTCGAGTGGCTGTGGTCTTTTGCCCAACAGCCGCGTTTAAATAATGATGTGGCAGATTATCGTCAGGCTCCGGCACAGACCATTGAAAGCCAGCAGATGTCCAAAGCCTTAAAAAAAGCCGGTTTCAGATTTGTTGGTCCAACGATCTGTTATGCCTTTATGCAGGCAGTCGGCATGGTGGATGATCATGAAAACCACTGTCACTTTAAAACAAGATCCTCCCATTCAAATAAGAGCTGA
- a CDS encoding NAD(P)-dependent alcohol dehydrogenase gives MSNNTIHAYAAMAAGAALEPYQFDAGELQPHQVEVKVEYCGLCHSDISVLNNDWGSSVYPVVAGHEIIGTITQLGSEAKGLKVGQRVGIGWTAESCQHCDPCISGQQVMCTGGQVATIVGHAGGFADKVRAGWQWAIPLPEDLDPTSAGPLLCGGITVFDPILKHQIQAIHHVGVIGIGGLGHIAIKLLKAWGCEITAFTSNLDKTDELKAMGADHVVNSRDPAAIKKLRGKFDLLLSTVNVTLDWQAYLATLAPNGTVHMLGLPLEPMQISAGSLIGGAKSVTGSPTGSPAALRQLLKFAARKNIAPQIELFPMSDINAAIERLHSGKARYRIVLKADF, from the coding sequence ATGTCCAATAATACCATTCATGCCTATGCCGCGATGGCTGCAGGTGCAGCCCTGGAACCTTATCAATTCGATGCAGGTGAGCTTCAGCCACATCAGGTCGAAGTCAAAGTTGAATATTGCGGCCTGTGCCATTCCGATATTTCAGTACTCAATAATGATTGGGGATCTTCGGTCTATCCTGTTGTAGCCGGCCATGAAATTATCGGGACAATTACACAACTGGGCTCTGAAGCCAAAGGTTTAAAGGTCGGTCAGCGTGTCGGCATTGGCTGGACAGCAGAAAGTTGCCAGCATTGTGACCCGTGTATTTCAGGTCAACAGGTCATGTGTACCGGTGGTCAGGTGGCGACGATTGTTGGTCATGCTGGCGGTTTTGCCGATAAAGTCCGTGCTGGCTGGCAGTGGGCAATTCCTCTTCCTGAAGATCTGGATCCGACCAGTGCCGGCCCCCTGCTCTGCGGCGGGATTACCGTATTTGATCCGATTCTAAAACATCAGATTCAGGCCATTCACCATGTCGGGGTCATCGGTATTGGTGGTTTAGGTCATATCGCCATTAAACTGCTCAAAGCCTGGGGCTGTGAGATCACTGCTTTTACCTCCAACCTGGATAAAACCGATGAACTCAAAGCCATGGGCGCGGATCATGTGGTAAATAGCCGCGATCCGGCAGCGATTAAAAAGCTTCGTGGTAAATTCGATTTGCTGCTCAGTACCGTGAATGTCACTTTAGACTGGCAGGCTTATCTGGCGACCCTGGCGCCGAATGGCACCGTGCATATGCTGGGCTTACCTCTGGAGCCGATGCAGATCTCAGCTGGCTCATTAATTGGCGGTGCCAAATCCGTGACTGGTTCACCGACAGGTTCTCCAGCAGCTTTACGTCAGTTACTGAAGTTTGCTGCGCGTAAAAATATTGCACCACAAATTGAATTATTTCCAATGTCAGATATCAATGCAGCGATTGAACGCCTGCATTCTGGCAAGGCACGATACCGGATTGTGCTCAAAGCAGATTTTTAA
- a CDS encoding PLP-dependent aminotransferase family protein translates to MGTVLKFGYQQLANSMMEKIQSGELQQGQRLNSLRQFALQHQVSLNTIKSCYALLEAQGWIEAKEKVGYFVKAPQNETALSLPKHPDFSASAKEVSNLDLQIQIQQAAINSQLIQLGSIQLSPSLIPVQALRRSVQRALKHAKPEDFLYSDRQGHLSLRQALSAHWSEDGFFIAPSQIYISNGCMPALSVLLQNLTDINDAVIVPTPNYNGQLQLLALLKRKIIEIPANTAGFDLARLEQAMQQPNAKVCLLTANYQNPLGFCLSHAEKEQIAKLAEKYQCTIIEDDIYAECTYAEQRPLPIQYWDRAGYVVYCGSVSKSLSSAYRVGWFCLPERLQHLHAKIMLQNVIVNTPLQLGLADLIHSREYRKHLNQLKPILKQQVQAYRQYIHKAFSGIPIGISQPAGGYVLWLQFPEEIDSIEIYDFAQRQGINIVPGLVFGEDARYNNCVRFNAGHELSEEICQAIQCLADWVKQKLSEKP, encoded by the coding sequence ATGGGTACAGTTTTAAAGTTTGGGTATCAACAGCTTGCCAATAGCATGATGGAAAAAATTCAGTCCGGCGAGCTGCAGCAGGGGCAACGCTTAAACTCACTTCGTCAATTTGCGCTGCAACATCAGGTCAGTTTAAATACCATAAAGAGTTGCTATGCGTTGCTTGAAGCGCAAGGATGGATTGAGGCAAAAGAAAAAGTGGGCTATTTTGTTAAAGCGCCTCAAAATGAAACCGCCTTAAGCTTACCCAAGCATCCTGACTTTTCTGCCTCTGCCAAGGAGGTATCGAATTTAGATTTACAAATTCAAATTCAACAAGCAGCAATCAACAGCCAATTGATTCAGCTTGGTTCAATTCAACTGTCTCCAAGTTTAATTCCGGTACAGGCACTGCGTCGTTCAGTGCAACGTGCGTTAAAACATGCCAAACCGGAAGATTTTTTATATAGCGACCGGCAAGGTCATTTGAGTCTCAGGCAAGCACTTTCAGCGCATTGGTCGGAAGATGGTTTTTTTATTGCACCGTCGCAAATTTATATCAGTAATGGCTGTATGCCAGCGTTGTCGGTACTGTTACAAAACCTGACAGACATCAATGATGCTGTCATTGTGCCAACGCCCAACTACAACGGTCAGTTGCAGTTATTAGCCTTATTAAAGCGAAAAATCATTGAGATTCCTGCAAATACAGCAGGTTTTGATCTTGCCCGTTTGGAACAGGCTATGCAGCAGCCGAATGCGAAAGTATGTTTGTTGACGGCAAATTATCAAAATCCACTTGGTTTTTGTTTAAGTCATGCCGAAAAAGAGCAGATCGCAAAACTCGCTGAAAAATATCAATGCACCATTATTGAAGATGATATTTACGCAGAATGTACCTATGCAGAGCAGCGTCCTTTACCCATTCAATATTGGGATCGTGCCGGCTATGTGGTGTACTGTGGCTCAGTGTCTAAATCCTTGTCATCGGCCTATCGTGTGGGGTGGTTTTGTTTACCGGAACGCTTACAGCATTTACATGCCAAAATCATGCTACAAAATGTCATTGTGAATACCCCATTGCAATTGGGCTTGGCCGATTTAATCCATAGTCGTGAGTATCGAAAGCATTTAAACCAATTAAAACCCATATTAAAACAACAAGTTCAAGCCTATCGGCAATATATTCATAAGGCATTTTCAGGGATCCCGATAGGCATCAGTCAACCTGCGGGTGGTTATGTGCTTTGGCTACAGTTTCCTGAAGAAATTGATAGTATCGAGATATATGATTTTGCTCAGCGCCAAGGCATTAATATTGTGCCGGGTTTGGTCTTTGGTGAAGATGCCCGTTATAACAATTGTGTACGCTTCAATGCAGGGCATGAATTATCCGAGGAGATCTGCCAGGCGATTCAGTGCTTGGCAGATTGGGTGAAACAAAAATTGAGCGAGAAGCCTTAA
- a CDS encoding START domain-containing protein yields the protein MKKVIFMCCAVALAATAQSTPVDNARLSINKNNIKVWTFQDAKNPVFLYKAETTYDVPIEQAASLILDVDNAVKWVPYMGSIKVLSRDDRKGDFTLYMVLDFPFPLKDRDLVVQGKMSKDAKGIITIKNKAVQKGYPLNPNYVRLTHYEGDWTFQKLAPNQVKVSTYGYADPEGSIPLTFVNMFVQQQPYQMLQKMKKQLSIQKHYLPLPEALK from the coding sequence ATGAAAAAAGTCATATTCATGTGCTGTGCTGTGGCGCTTGCAGCCACAGCACAGTCCACGCCGGTAGATAACGCACGGCTGAGCATTAATAAAAACAACATTAAAGTGTGGACCTTTCAAGATGCGAAAAATCCGGTCTTTTTGTATAAAGCAGAAACGACCTATGATGTCCCGATTGAACAAGCTGCATCTTTAATTTTAGATGTCGATAATGCCGTGAAATGGGTGCCGTATATGGGCAGCATTAAGGTCTTGTCGCGTGATGATCGTAAAGGTGACTTTACTTTATATATGGTGCTGGATTTTCCATTTCCGTTAAAAGACCGTGATTTGGTGGTGCAAGGGAAAATGAGCAAGGATGCCAAAGGAATAATCACCATTAAAAACAAGGCAGTGCAAAAAGGCTATCCTTTAAATCCCAATTATGTCCGTTTAACCCATTATGAAGGCGATTGGACATTTCAAAAATTAGCGCCCAATCAGGTTAAAGTGTCCACCTATGGTTATGCCGACCCTGAAGGCTCAATTCCGCTGACCTTTGTCAATATGTTCGTGCAGCAGCAGCCCTATCAGATGCTACAAAAAATGAAAAAACAGCTCAGCATACAAAAGCATTATTTGCCTTTACCTGAAGCCTTGAAGTAA